A DNA window from Mycolicibacter hiberniae contains the following coding sequences:
- a CDS encoding enoyl-CoA hydratase/isomerase family protein, producing MIETGTETVLAQVVEGVGVISFNRPHRRNALHSEMYVAIPALLERFAADDDIGCVVITGTGSAFCAGGDVRDGGSAREVTAPDPEAQVLERSAVLADNARMVTLLHEMPKITIAALPGAAVGAGMSIALSTDLRIAARSAKLVPGWSKLAFSGDFGGAWFLTHLLGPSRALELLIADQPIDSDTGLALGLFNRVVDDAELSAAALAWAAEIAAGPTAAFAGTKANVLDAQRLPLHEAVKAESERMVRSALTAEHRDAVKAWLATAAKKTQARR from the coding sequence GTGATCGAGACCGGCACCGAGACGGTGCTGGCCCAGGTCGTCGAGGGAGTCGGAGTCATCTCCTTCAACCGGCCGCATCGGCGCAACGCACTGCACAGCGAGATGTATGTGGCGATTCCCGCGCTGCTGGAGCGCTTCGCCGCCGACGACGACATCGGTTGCGTGGTCATCACCGGCACCGGCAGCGCGTTCTGCGCCGGCGGCGACGTCCGCGACGGCGGCTCGGCCCGGGAAGTCACCGCGCCGGATCCCGAGGCCCAGGTCCTGGAACGCAGCGCAGTGCTCGCCGACAACGCGCGGATGGTGACGCTGCTGCACGAGATGCCGAAGATCACCATCGCCGCGCTGCCCGGCGCGGCAGTCGGCGCCGGGATGAGTATCGCGCTGTCCACCGATCTGCGGATCGCAGCGCGCTCGGCCAAGCTGGTTCCGGGCTGGTCGAAGCTGGCCTTCTCCGGTGATTTCGGTGGTGCGTGGTTCCTGACCCACCTGCTCGGGCCGTCCCGGGCGCTGGAACTGCTGATTGCGGATCAGCCCATCGACAGCGACACCGGTTTGGCGTTGGGGCTGTTCAATCGCGTGGTCGATGATGCGGAGCTGTCCGCGGCTGCGCTGGCCTGGGCAGCCGAGATCGCCGCGGGACCGACCGCGGCGTTCGCCGGTACCAAGGCCAATGTCCTTGATGCGCAGCGCCTACCGCTGCACGAGGCAGTAAAGGCGGAGAGTGAGCGCATGGTGCGCAGCGCGCTCACCGCCGAACATCGGGACGCGGTCAAGGCGTGGCTTGCCACGGCGGCGAAGAAGACGCAGGCGCGCCGATGA
- a CDS encoding phosphotransferase family protein: protein MSSPKPGIGEEIRQWIAEVTGADRVESRQVSGGASRQAWFVDVTIGSQTQELFLRYDPKPADPGGAFHPLQVEAEIMAELHRHGVTVPRVIAAHPVQQAVLLERVGGQTWFRLIKDPDEQVRTARDFIAKLAALHRIDACDLKIDSLGPAGPVAEHVRAEIAAMRARVARYGKPAPLVTFCIDWLDRNVPDYDGPTVLVQGDTGPGNFMYADGAVTAVVDWELAHFGDPMDDIAWLSLRAVQDTFTVFPDRLAEYEQLSGHRIDEGRVWYYRLFAETRLASINPGTVDIRASAPAGSPDAGNSLIYGMLHRRMLVEALAQVVGIPEVDVDLPEDGGDGEFSAVYEAAASSLSGAAERITDALAMRYVKGAARLVKYLAEVNRVGAQVDAAETAELAALLGGVPASVSAGRAALAEAVGRGAISEYDYVAQLWRGIKRDDYLTRTASGALARRTWPPLSH from the coding sequence ATGAGCAGTCCCAAGCCCGGGATCGGGGAGGAGATCCGGCAGTGGATCGCCGAGGTCACCGGTGCCGATCGGGTCGAAAGCCGGCAGGTATCCGGGGGCGCCAGCCGACAGGCCTGGTTCGTCGACGTCACCATCGGGTCGCAGACTCAGGAGCTGTTCCTGCGGTATGACCCGAAGCCCGCCGATCCCGGCGGCGCGTTTCATCCCCTGCAGGTAGAGGCCGAGATCATGGCCGAGCTGCATCGTCACGGGGTCACTGTGCCCCGCGTCATCGCCGCGCATCCGGTGCAGCAGGCCGTGCTGCTGGAACGAGTGGGCGGGCAGACCTGGTTCCGGTTGATCAAAGATCCCGATGAGCAGGTGCGCACCGCGCGCGACTTCATCGCCAAACTTGCTGCCCTGCACCGGATCGACGCATGCGATCTCAAGATCGACAGTCTGGGCCCGGCCGGTCCGGTGGCCGAGCACGTGCGCGCCGAGATCGCGGCGATGCGGGCGCGGGTGGCGCGGTACGGCAAACCCGCACCGCTGGTGACGTTCTGCATCGACTGGCTGGATCGCAATGTGCCCGACTACGACGGGCCGACGGTGTTGGTCCAGGGCGACACCGGACCGGGAAACTTCATGTACGCCGACGGTGCCGTCACGGCCGTAGTCGACTGGGAGTTGGCCCATTTCGGCGACCCGATGGACGACATCGCCTGGTTGTCGCTGCGGGCGGTCCAGGACACCTTCACCGTGTTCCCGGATCGGCTGGCCGAGTACGAACAACTGTCCGGACATCGCATCGACGAAGGACGGGTCTGGTACTACCGGTTGTTCGCCGAAACCCGTCTGGCGTCGATCAACCCGGGCACCGTGGACATCAGGGCCTCGGCACCGGCCGGGTCACCGGACGCCGGGAACAGCCTGATCTACGGCATGCTGCACCGGCGGATGCTGGTGGAGGCGCTGGCGCAGGTGGTCGGCATTCCCGAGGTAGACGTCGACCTGCCCGAGGACGGCGGCGACGGGGAGTTCTCGGCGGTCTATGAGGCGGCGGCCTCTTCGCTGTCCGGCGCGGCGGAACGCATCACCGATGCCCTGGCGATGCGCTACGTGAAAGGCGCGGCGCGACTGGTCAAGTACCTCGCCGAAGTCAACCGGGTCGGTGCGCAGGTCGATGCGGCCGAAACCGCCGAACTGGCCGCGCTGCTGGGCGGTGTCCCGGCGTCGGTGTCGGCGGGCCGGGCCGCGCTGGCCGAGGCGGTGGGCCGCGGCGCGATCAGCGAATACGACTACGTCGCCCAGTTGTGGCGCGGCATCAAACGTGACGACTACCTGACTCGAACGGCCTCGGGGGCGCTGGCGCGCCGTACCTGGCCGCCGCTGAGTCATTGA